A window of Adhaeribacter arboris genomic DNA:
ATAAGTGCCCCGCCGGGTTATTCGGCTTAATTCGGTATGGTGCCGATCGCCATCCAGAAATATTACCCCAGGAATTTTAGCAGCGGTTATTTTAGTTAACAATTGCTGTTTTTCTGCCGGAAAAGTGCTGTAATTTTCAAAAGCATTCACGGTATTTAATACCTGGCCTCCTATACAGACAAATTTAAAATTTGCTTTACTGGAAGTTAAAGCATCTAGTAACCAATCCAGTTGAGTTTTACCTAATAACACCTTGTTTTTGGTGCTGTTGTTGGGGCTCCGGAAATACCGATCATCTAGGAGGAAAAATTGGGCATCGTTCCAGGTAAAGGTGCCGGTTATCCCACCCTGACCGGTAAGGTTGTAATTAGGATTGGCCCAAAAAAGTTTAAAGGTTTCGGTGGTAATATCTTTGTTGGAAAAGCTACGATCAGCGTCGTTAGATCCATAATCGTGGTCATCCCAGATAGCATACTGGTGTACCGAACCCAGCAGCGGCTGCATTTCTGGTACGGAACGCGTATGGGTATACCGGTGAAAAATGCCGGTGCGGGTATTCCAATCGGGCTCCCGCAAATAGGTATTATCGCCGAGCCAAAGCATAAAATCCGGTTTCTGAGTTAAAATAGAGGAAAAAATCTGGTAATCGCCGCCGTAAGCTTCGCCGGGCCGGTCTGCTTCTGGTTCGTTGATGTAATTGCAGGAGCCAATAACAAACCGGAAATTGGGCGCATCTTTGCGGAACTGCCATAATTCTTGCGTCTGAAATTGGAGCGTATAAGGTCGGCTTACTTTTTTATTATTAATGTATAATTCATAGCCATATTGCCGGCCGGGTTGCACTTTGTCGGCTAGTAAATGAGCGGTAAAGGCCAGGCTCTTGCTTGTTTTCACCGAGGTAGTGTTGTATTTAATTTTTGGAGCTGTTTTATCCCAGTACATTATTTTTACCTCCGCTTCGGTGCGGGTCTGTACCCAGAGCATTACTTCTTTCATATCGGCGTAACCTACCATAGGTCCGGCTTGCAACATATTGGTTTGCGCATGAAGGGGGCGCATCCCGATAATACAAAGTAGTAATACCAAGTTATACAGTAGTCTTGCACGCATAAATTATAAAATAATCGGGTAGAATAAGACGGATGGAAGAGGTAATGTGGAGGCGAAAATAAGAATTTTTTAAATTTTAGCTACTTTATTAAGCC
This region includes:
- a CDS encoding alkaline phosphatase D family protein codes for the protein MRARLLYNLVLLLCIIGMRPLHAQTNMLQAGPMVGYADMKEVMLWVQTRTEAEVKIMYWDKTAPKIKYNTTSVKTSKSLAFTAHLLADKVQPGRQYGYELYINNKKVSRPYTLQFQTQELWQFRKDAPNFRFVIGSCNYINEPEADRPGEAYGGDYQIFSSILTQKPDFMLWLGDNTYLREPDWNTRTGIFHRYTHTRSVPEMQPLLGSVHQYAIWDDHDYGSNDADRSFSNKDITTETFKLFWANPNYNLTGQGGITGTFTWNDAQFFLLDDRYFRSPNNSTKNKVLLGKTQLDWLLDALTSSKANFKFVCIGGQVLNTVNAFENYSTFPAEKQQLLTKITAAKIPGVIFLDGDRHHTELSRITRRGTYPLYDLTVSPLTASPAKGDGKANKNQLPGTFYNQRNFAVLNVSGSTAERLLTITVYSSDAEPIWQQQIRANDLK